aagaacgTGCAATGAACTCGAAACTCACTAGATCTCTTGAAACTTGCAGTTCAAATAGATCTATAAGCTGTAGCAAAGATCAttgatgtaatttaattttaaaaatataataataattttaagaaaataatagtaacattaatttgaaaaagatattaataataGAATCGCCCTTTAGCAGTGCGGTGTAGTAAATTACGGTGAAGCtaagaaaaaattgcatttttcaagtCTCTCCTGAAAGAACAAACTAAAAGTTTCGAAAGATTTTTAGGATCAGATGCTAAAATTGACTCTTGCTGTCCTAAGTCCTTGCCCATCACAAACGGTTCTGAAATTATAAGAGACACACAGACCTTCCGTTTCATTGTTACAATTTTGCACAATTTAGGTGTgttaactgtatttaaaaaaaagtattttgaagcATTCTGATTTTGCAAAAATACCAGATGGACAACCCCACTTCGTGGTGGCCGTGCTCATAAAATCGGGATATTGCTTTTCAGAACGCATTGCTTATTTATTGAATACTGAATTATTTTAGtctagttttttattaatagtagtacttttttcaaaactgctttttaaaattttcaatatatacgACATACCgtagccgtggtggctcaggggatagagctctcgCCTGCCAATGAGCTGACCTCGATTCGTATCCCAGCGTTGGCTTttcaatacgaattccgtaccCGGCTTGCGTcgactacagtgctgatgtaaattATCCTCAGTAGATCAGGGGTTagccctttgccgtcaggctaaccgtgagatgttttcatggttttcctctccatataaagcaaatgcgggttaattcatcaaaaagttctccacgcaggcaaatttctcccagtacttgatccagaagttcccttgtcttcaggattaggttgaaaattacaaggctacggagttgagcattgctAGTCGTATACTCAAGTCGACTGTTGAACAACGGTTATAaggtaaaatatatacataccgtGAAATCTTTGATTTCTATGCATTTCATGCATAATTATACTTTGATTTCATTCAATTCCCCATATGCGAAATTGTAAATTTCAGTGATTCAAGATACAATAGTGTTTATTTCTTGAAAGTATCATAAActcgtaaaatatataaaaataaaagaacagagtaaaaaggttttttgtaaaaaaaaattttaaaaaagcatggtatggtaaataaaaatggaGGTAGTGTTCCAGGCTTAAAACTTCAGTTGGATTTATGAACTACATCATTATATCAAAACTCAGctatcctgaaaatttaaaaaaaaaattcccttttatcATTGTTGAAAATTAGAGAGAAAGAAAACACAACGCAGACAAAACTTAATAACACCAGAACTTAAAGAGAACTTAATTccgataaattaaaaataacttactgtTGCCAATACATATAACTTACTTTCTTCCAATAGGAAAAGGTTAGTTTTTGTACTTCTGTTTAGTATAACTTAAATTCAAATCTCTTTTATAGTTAGTGCtagagtgaaaataattttaaattaacttattttatttctaaatcttcataaaagttataagctattaacttttaattaggCAGCTTTTGATCATTAAACTGTCTTAATTACAATTTGTTGCTTCAGGATTAAGCAGATTTTGTTTAAACCATACTGTAAATcaattcaaattgttttgtacagcttgattttttaaattaaatgatcttAGCACAGATTGCTTGATGACCTCTTATATACTTACTAGCacttatttgataattaataagtgcTAATTGATCTAGCTCAAATACATGTAtttgagttttataaataatttttctttgtttttcttttttgtagtcCTCATTATCCGCACTACCTGTATCAATCACCATATTTGCCAACTCCAGGATTGATCTTGTCTAATCCCACTGCAGCTCATGCTCCTTTGTCTCCTGCAGCCGCAGCAGCTGGAAGTCCACTTTACACTGAGTACGCTGCAGCTTATCCAGCACAATTCGCTAATGGACTAGAGCTTGGATTTGCACCGTTTGCCGCTGCACCCTTGGCCACCACATCAGCCGCTCATCACCTTCACACTAATGGCGGTGGATCAGCCCCTGCGCCTATTCCATCCTACCTGACTCCTACAGCTCACTCAGCAGCAGCTTATGCTTACGCTTTGCAAGCACCACCACACCACCAACAGATTCCTACTGGGGCACCAGCTCATTTTTCAGTGCCATACCCAGCTCAACCTCAAGACGCCAGAATGCAGTAACAAGTTTAACAGAGTATGGGTGCATATAGTGTTTGATGATTAAAAGACATAAACAACTAGATTGGAGCGTACATAGATGGATGGCCGATTCACTGTCTAATTTGTATAGGCTATGCCATTAAAGTTAGGGCTATAAGAAAGCCAACTCCAGTTCTATGCTAATTTCATGGCTGATTAACTATCTAATTTATATAAGATGTACAATTAAGAGCTAGTTAGGAGAGAACGAAGAAATTCCCGACCATGCTGAATTCGCTTGAGCTTATTGCAATAAATCTTTCATACGGCTATATATAATAAGCCTTATGAAagatttattgcaattattataCTTTGAAATTTAGACTTCTCTGAGCTTATTGGAAACtatctaaaataaatcatattatatTGAGCAATGAATGCTATATTTTCTAGTTAGTCTAAAGTTATTTGAGCTCACTGTAATAAGCCTGAAGTGTGTCGGACTGATTTCAAAATACTAGAGACTATTACTATTGCAATTGGCCTTGGCACATTGCAACTGGCCGGGGGCTCTTTCTCAAGAGCTGGATTATTTTATTAGCCTATAACACTGTATTTTGTTTCTGCGGACACAATCACAAAGGCATGATTTCAGCTGCAGTAAATTTGAAGGGATTTCAAaccatttttaactaaattcttagtgttaaaattttaaatattttaaccgtTGAAATGCATCTTAAGGttgaaagaattataataagttttaataattgatgGGACAATggacttttaaaatagatattttgattctaaaaaCCTACTACTAAGCCTTATTACGTATGCAAGATACTTCAATTCGATACCAAATTTcccttttctaaatatttagtcACAAATAAGGTTTAGAACATATGACTTGAAAagaagatatttaagaaaaagaagattaaagaagaaataattaaatttttattttgtgtttaaaaatttaaatcatatcatGTAACATTGTTTTGACCTTATTTGcgactaaaatatttataagtcaaaatgacagtttttaaaaaaaattgttatacaaagtttattttaaattaaatgtgtaGTTGGACAAtcgaaataattaatgtttcgCTAGATTGCAACTTATTTTTATCACTGTATGAGAAAACGATTCAATTTCTACATCTATACATGgtgtaaattattgaaaataaaaaagtttatttttaagattttaaaactccATTGACCCCTTAAGCTGAAACTcaacaattcataataaaaggaattttctttgtttaacttaaagaaaaaaatttgatgtcacTATGTAGTGACGCAGTCGtttaagtagttttaaattaactttttatacttCCTCTGTTCCAAATTAGTTGcaacatttgaatatttttgtagtggttgATTATTGATACTGATGATTTTATGATCTTGTTTGAACATTTTGCAGAGATTTTAGGGTGCTATGCtatcaattaacaaaatttacttacaaGTATTCTCTCCTTAAATCAgtacaaaattagtttaaaaaattcagagttTGCATACTCTTAAGCTACACCCCATTTTGTAAGGGCTCTTCCACCAGTAATCAATTAAAACTATCTTCTAGctcagtggttaccaactggcgggcCGCGGGCCGCATCTGGCCCCCGAAaccttttttgtggcccgcgaactaaaatatattagttgtcatttttttgcggactatTTTCGTagaaaatctatatgggttttaCATACTTATAAgctttatatcttaacaatttcaTATCTGTTgcatattaattgtttaatacataggtgcacattaaagttattttagccagaatttttttatatgcaattatttttaaaaatccacttcttattttaatttgtaattcaatacttttgttttgtacaacttgataaaaatctgatcgtaaaatatttaatgttcttaacatgaaagagtcctacataaagttttgataaagttgcggtccccggcctcatgtaagttggaaacccctgctctaGCTAATGAATCGTGAAATCATTGgtagtataattttattggcGTTGATCTACTAAAATGCATCCACCTACTAGAAATGCAGCAACTAATTTGGAACAAAACTTCCGACCTAAATATAGCAACTAATTTGAGACAGAGAAAgcctatttttttaaggaacaaattaaattccaaatgtataTCTTTCTAGCGATTTTTTACGCATTGtagctataaaaaataacaccCAATGCACCCATACTCTATTCTCTAAAAATTCGAGAGAAGATGCCATGAAAAAAGTCATATAAAAGGTGccttaattgttttataatcgaATAAGAtgctaaagaaaatttataggcaAAGATGAATGTGCgctttttattactctttattGTGAGTTGTCCCACTAGATTTATGCCATTTATATATGTTACAGCTGCACTGATGTCAGCTGACTGTAGTTTGTAGAAAAGGTACTGACGATAAATGGGCTCACTTGTAAGATATAAGAGACGTTGTTAAGAAAAAGGCCATTTCTATgtactatatataaatatatactatgtgTTCAAATGTTTTATAGTGTCCTTAACTCTATATGAATGAccaagaatgaaaaatatcgtATTGTGACTTGAAAGACATGTTTGAAAGATGAGTATATGTTACCAAATGGTCAAGTTGATTACTTAGAAcgtttatgttttttcttagatttaataATCATCaaagataaacatttttttctgataactgATTTATGAGTTTTGAAATTAGTTGAATTCcatcaagaaaattattttaagcaataatttatcTTAGAGTTTGAGAGCAAAATACAGTAAGATGCTGTATTTTGCCATTGTTACATGTTatgagttttttaatattataagacTCACTCCGTCAGTGTGTTTAATTCGATTTATTTTGATGCACGACTATCCTGAAAATATAAcctaatatctaataaaaacatatatttgttacaataaatatgttaataaatgttatacttttttttaagaaagataaaagaTACTACTACACCTGATTttgttcatcattttttttatgtatatttagttAATGCAGAATAAATTTCGGTTACTATTTGTTTCtagctttaaaaatacagaaaaaaattcgaaataccCCATAATAATTAgctattacttaaaataactcGTAGTCGTTTTTTAAGATGTAACTCTGGTTGCATTTTGGCATCCAGAGTTTTAACAATGTATCTTTGACTTTAGCTTAAACAAGTATGCTTTAGCTAAAATAGACGACATGCTGAGCACTTAAATTCAACGTTCTGATTGTGAATTGTCActcttagatttaaaatttgattttttactcattaagagaaaaatttgttctattgtagctcaaaaaagtaatttttttaattttagcctAAACGTGTAACAACTTACagctaaaattgtaaaataattttagaataatataattttagaacttaaatttaatattcagaaaGGGAAGTGCCACTTTCatagttttgcatttaaaattagatttttaacgCATTAATGTCCAAtgtgtaattttatatgttaatagAAAATGTCTTTCTAAGATTTgctaaatacaaattattaaaaaagtgttgtatagaattaaaaatatttttcaaaacatcatgtaaataaatttttttatctattttataatttaaaaaaaactttattagattatcAAACTTCAAGGTAACAATTCTAGACGAGATCGTTAAACTATACAATTCAAATCATCGTTTTGAGTTCATTTGCGAATTCGACTGTGCTTAGCACTGCCTTATATGCAGGTAATATACACCCAAGCTTTGCAATTTCCAAATCCATTGAAAACTAATgagttttgaaatgaatttttaaatatatgaaatcaaaattaaatgtacGTATCTTTTACTTTCTTAATGTAAACAGTAATTTAAGATGCCTGGAGGTATGGCCTGTGATTTTTCTACGTAATATGTACTTATTCTGAGTTTCCACGgatgttacaaatttaaaaaggtgGCGAAATGCAGCAAATTTATAATTcgtatgatattttaatacattttttgccaccattttttgcttttaaaaaaaaattaatggcatATAGTATGAGAATTTTTGATTGACATATtcgaaagattaaaatattatagtatagAAGGAATTTCCTGCTAGCAACGTAAATTTACTaccaatattataaatttgaaagatcCGTGTGAACCTTTATTAACGAATTTATGTTtcttacttcaaatatttttatttaagcatctGGACACGTACTTACAGTGTTTACGCATCTGAGAGAAGAACAGTGAGTTTTCGAActatgtgttaaaaattaatgacgTCAGAGTATGTTTAATGAATGTCATGTCTAAGTGTTCTGTGACGTAAGTGAAGTATCAGCCTTTTTCGATGGAGCccaaaaaatattgtcattttttatttgatgaaaaaaataagattctttttatttgatgcCAAAGCAAATATTGCGGAGCATCGTTATATATGAtttgtaatcatttataaaGTATACACTTGTATTAGAGTCTAGAAGGAAGTTCCATCAAGTGTTTTCAGAGAAACTGTCctatttttaaagcagttgTTCGTTGTTGTTCGTGTATATTCATTGTATCCATATTGTCATCTATTGTATCAAGTCTTATATGTGATACTGAATGTTAATCTCTAGTCGAAAGACAAATGTgctagttaatttaaaaattgtactgcGGTCATAGGATGGACAGTAGAATCtccaaatgttttaaaagattcGTATCGCCTTTTGATTTAAGACCAGACAACCAAtaccaatttataaaataccatAACGAGTTGAGTTATAGTAATTTTCATACGCTACCAGGTCAATACGactggaaaatttaaatattggagATTCTGCCTTCTTACTTAGAACGGCagtatagttataataatacCTTTTAATGATACaacttatatattatttgcactattctagtttattaattgaggaattttatttattactgagTTCCATGTTtaagtatagttcgttcaccaggagttgacacttggctccacctcctcggacgcagagttcatttcagcgcgggagtAAGAAGAGAATTGTTGCGCGCAAAACACAAACAGTGAgttcgctttatcatctgctattatacctttcgtttctcttgctaattaaatatatttaaaaaactgctgttttcccagaaaaaatgtctcaaaaaggacaaagtattcactcaaaagagagaaatataaaaaattgcgcgaaatatcattaaatttatgaaatatttaatgttaaaaaagtgCAGATAgagtttgcgaaataaatatttttgccatagAGGATTGCTCACAACCTTATCCCAAAAATAGGGAGATAGTATAGTCGCATATctcgtgatgaaggcggagccaagtgccaactcctggtgaacgagctacactttcaaatatgtatttctAAGTTTGCATCAGATGTATAAAATGTGCTGAATTCTGTTGAGCGTTTGGTTTTAAAACCAGTTTATTACGAATTCAAAAGCTTTTTGAGgagaagtatttaatttatagtatttaCATGTATAGATATAGTTcataagtatgttttttttatccaaatatttaagtttttaaatatttatagtgtaACTAAGAGAAAACTAAGTGATTAAAGTTTTTTGCgatagtttttattacaaaaacttttttaaaaaaaaattatttaagaggaAGCTGTACCACGGTAGAAACTTTTCATAGCAAATGCTGTTTCTTCTCCattaatagtttcaaatttaaagagcAGAGAAAAGTGAGTTCAGCTAAACTTTGAGTAAATCACGATATTTTCAAATGCTGGCAAAATATCAAAACACAAACAAAACTTATTACAGGATTACTTCCACATTACGCCATCCTGCCATAATTGTTttgatcttttgaaaaaatattttgacttttaaaactttatggtTTAACCTAGGTTTAccagaatttacttttttctatatttaaaattttaaattacttaagatgaaaaagaattaagaattcaataaacgtctaaataaaaaaatgtttaggaaaaaagtaattctaattacttttggaaaattttttataaaaaaaggggtatttttttaaaaaaaattagtttttgataaaaattgtacgATGAAGTCAGACTTATGATTTGAAATaggaaatagtttttgaaaccaAACGCCACCAATGATTAATGTTTTAACATATGTGAAAGTTTTTAAGAAGTTGTATTAGTCTTTTCGAATTCAAATATGTTAACTCAGCAAGCTTTTTCGGTTTCAAGGTATAAAACTGCAAAAGTATATTTATGCCTTATCTCAAAGTgcaatgagtatttttttatataaagcaattaaagcttatgttttatataaacgaaaacaaaaagtttttttttttatttaattttgttttcacctttttcgaaattttcaactttgttctagtcaaaaataagaaattatgaattcattaaattattttaattggtgCAATGCGTATCAAAGCCAGCCTAGTTCACGTCAAGAAAGTGTTAATCGTAAAAATTGTTTCACTTTTCACAAATTGTTCACTTCAAAgagtttttatagtttaattttttgttttgtttagttttaatgaaaGCAGCTAGATAGGATACGTTTTTAtctctaaaaacattttattatttatgggGAAAAAGCTTGGTTAATCTTGATACGTATTGTCTCAATTAAAGAGAATCAATCAAGTCACCACTAATTGGGGAAATTAGAATTTCTGGCCGAAATATGTGTGcgagaaattttaatgacactttttcttttaacattttttgataaattcatgcaatgtttgattttgttttgatttaaaaaacgtttttaattgAAGAGCTAAGTGGATGAaacaggtaagtgacattttcagagtGGCTATAATCAGGGTAAAACGAAAAAAGAAGTAGCATCCGAAccattttattatagatttattgAAAGGCGAAACTAATAATTCTTTACCTCATTTTATTTACCACTAccttatttgcaataaaaattatgttagcaTACTCAAAAACTATACgtcttattaatgttaaaattaaagtgaaagcaaaaacaattcCGTTGCATTAAAGAAACCCATAATGATTCGACCACTTTGTTATTATCGCTTAATAATAAGAATCGTTCAAAATGTCTCTTATCGCCTTCATCCACTAAGTTCTTCAATTTCGTAATcccaaagcaaaatttttaaaattcaattaaa
The Parasteatoda tepidariorum isolate YZ-2023 chromosome 9, CAS_Ptep_4.0, whole genome shotgun sequence genome window above contains:
- the LOC107441354 gene encoding RNA-binding protein 24-B isoform X2, which gives rise to MSDIEHQLMTTTNIQQKDTTLTKIFVGGLPYHTTDKSLRQFFEAFGDIEEAVVITDRQTGKSRGYGFVTMSDRESAERAVKDANPIIDGRKANVNLAYLGAKPRQNAQSGFSPLRSTYPLMIPSQYGPHYPHYLYQSPYLPTPGLILSNPTAAHAPLSPAAAAAGSPLYTEYAAAYPAQFANGLELGFAPFAAAPLATTSAAHHLHTNGGGSAPAPIPSYLTPTAHSAAAYAYALQAPPHHQQIPTGAPAHFSVPYPAQPQDARMQ
- the LOC107441354 gene encoding RNA-binding protein 24-B isoform X1 — its product is MSDIEHQLMTTTNIQQKDTTLTKIFVGGLPYHTTDKSLRQFFEAFGDIEEAVVITDRQTGKSRGYGFVTMSDRESAERAVKDANPIIDGRKANVNLAYLGAKPRQNAQSDFLFSGFSPLRSTYPLMIPSQYGPHYPHYLYQSPYLPTPGLILSNPTAAHAPLSPAAAAAGSPLYTEYAAAYPAQFANGLELGFAPFAAAPLATTSAAHHLHTNGGGSAPAPIPSYLTPTAHSAAAYAYALQAPPHHQQIPTGAPAHFSVPYPAQPQDARMQ